The genomic region GGACATCAGGGTGATGAACTGGTCAAACAGTGGGTTCGCATCGTGCGGGCCCGCAGCGGACTCCGGGTGGTACTGCACGGAGTAAGCCAGTCCATTCGACAAAGCAACACCTTCGACGGTGCCGTCATTCAAGCAGGTGTGGGTAACCTGCGCTGGACCGAAGTCGGTCTCAAATTCTTCGCCTGGGTTATCGGTGGGCATAGCCAGTGCGAAGCCGTGGTTTTGAGAGGTGATATCAATCTTGCCGCTGATGTGGTTTTTCACCGGCACGTTGATGCCGCGGTGGCCGAATTTCATCTTGAAGGTATCCAGTCCGAGTGCGCGTCCCAACAGCTGGTTGCCGAAGCAGATGCCGAAAAATGGCACCTGTGCTGAGAGCACATCGCGAATAACCGCCACTGCATCGTCAGCGGTTGCTGGGTCACCAGGACCATTGGAGACAAAGACACCGTCCGGCTTGTACTGCTGGATATCCGCAAAGGGGGTGTTAGCGGGCACCACGATGGTTTCAATGCCACGCTTGGCAAAATGGCGTGGGGTCGACATCTTAATGCCCATGTCATAGGCCACGACGGTGTACTTCTTCTCCCCTTCTACAGGGATCGTGTAGACCTCTTTAGTGGACACTTGCGTAGATAGCTCGGCGCCAGCCATTGATTCCTGGGAAGCTACTTCTTCTACCAGCTCTTCTACTGGCCGCTTCGCTGCATCACCGGAGAAAATCCCAGCGGCAATCGAGCCTTCATTGCGCAGGTGGCGTACCAGCGAGCGGGTATCCACGCCCTGAATGCCGATGATTCCCTGCGCCAGCATTTCCTCTTCCAGACTGCGTTCCGCGCGCCAGTTAGATACGCGGTGTG from Corynebacterium ammoniagenes DSM 20306 harbors:
- the carA gene encoding glutamine-hydrolyzing carbamoyl-phosphate synthase small subunit, encoding MTNTSQPAILVLADGRSFRGLGFGAIGTTLGEAVFTTAMTGYQETMTDPSYHRQIVVTTAPQIGNTGWNDEDNESNGGNIWVAGLVIRNLSHRVSNWRAERSLEEEMLAQGIIGIQGVDTRSLVRHLRNEGSIAAGIFSGDAAKRPVEELVEEVASQESMAGAELSTQVSTKEVYTIPVEGEKKYTVVAYDMGIKMSTPRHFAKRGIETIVVPANTPFADIQQYKPDGVFVSNGPGDPATADDAVAVIRDVLSAQVPFFGICFGNQLLGRALGLDTFKMKFGHRGINVPVKNHISGKIDITSQNHGFALAMPTDNPGEEFETDFGPAQVTHTCLNDGTVEGVALSNGLAYSVQYHPESAAGPHDANPLFDQFITLMSDYSPSNK